The DNA sequence AGGTCCGCATGGGCGGCAGGGGTCGTGATCTTGATGATATCAACTCCCGAGATACAGGCACTCGAGGAATTTCCTTGAAGGGAAATCTGGTATCAGCATGATGTTGATTGTGACCTTTTGGTTAGCTTTTTCTGAGCGGTCCGTGGTGGTTGCAAAGGGTACATAATGGCTCCCTTTCCCCGTGAATGGCTTTCAGCTCTTCAGGATTCCAATCACTCGCAAATTACCATTGTGCACTCTTTCAATATGTCTTCCAGAGATGGCTTTTCTTGGACTCAAGATCAGGGACTCAAGCCTGGTGTTCCCTGCATTGGTGCCATTCAACCTCCGACCAACCTCAACAATGCATCACCAGATGTCTTTGATGTAATTGTCGTTGGTGCAGGATACTGCGGACTCACAGCCTCTCGAGACACCTCTGTATCTGGCAAGACTCCCCTCTTCTTGTGCTTATGGATGCCTACTAACATCATCTTCTGCAGGcctcaaggtcctcctcctcgaaggACGCGATCGCATCGGCGGCCGCTCATGGTCATCCAACATGGGCGGATACCCATTCGAGATGGGCGGTACATGGGTCTACTGGGGCCAGCCCAACATCTGGAGAGAGATCCTCCGATACCAGATGCAGGATGAACTTGAGATCTCGTACGACTTTACAAGAGGCGTCAACCAATACTTCCTGGCTGGCCCTGATGGCACCCAGCAGTTTAGCCACGAAGAAGAGGTCAGTACAGTCTTGCCCCAGCCTACTATCAGTTTCTCACCATCACAGGACGCCATCATGGACTCTGGTCTCCGCAAGTTGGTCAACGTCGACGGCGACCTAGGCAGAAGAGTCATCCCCTATCCCCACTCTGCCGCCTTTACACCCGAAGCCCTCCAATACGACAAGATCTCCGTCGCGGACCGTATCAACGAGATCAAAGACTCCCTAACACCCAACGAGCGCATCGGTGTTGAGGCCTTTGTTCTGCTCTGCAGCGGCGGTACCCTCGAAACAACCAGTCTGTTCGAGTTTCTGCACTGGTGGGCTCTCTGCGAGTACTCGTACGACGGCTGCATCCGGTATCTGGTAAAGTACAAGTTCCGTGGTGGTCAGTCAAGCTTTGCTATCCGCTTCTTCCGTGAAGCACTGGCCAGTGGTAACTTGACTTACTCCTTCAACTCGCCTATTGCCAGCGTCAAGAGCACAAAGGACGGCGTGACAGTAACCACTCGGGGAGGCCAGTCCTACCGAGCCAAGAAGTTGATCAGCGCCATGCCCCTCAACGTCTTGAACGCCGTCACCTTTGATCCTCCTTTGCtcaagggaaagaagacggCTGCAGACATTGGACATGTCAACCAGTGTATCAAGGTTCACGCCGAGATTCGCGAGAAAGATTTGCGTTCCTACACTGGTATCAGTTACCCTCACAACAATCTCTACTACGCTCTTGGCGATGGAACCACTCCAGCTGGTAACACCCATATCGTTGCTTTCGGTGGAACGCATCAGCACTTTCACCCTGAAGATAACATtgacgagaccaagaaggccctGCAGGGGTTGGTTCCAATGGACATCCAGCGCATAGTAAGTCAAGTGCAACGGATATAGAAGCCCATCTAACGTCTTCAGGTCTTCCACAACTGGTCCCGAGACGAGTTTGCAAAGGGCGCCTGGTAAgcaaccttgtccttgagcaTTGAACTTGACTAACGATTCTCAGGTTCTTCTCCGCCCCCGGCCTCCTTTCCAACCACCTCTCAGACATGCGAGCCCAGCAAGGCAACATTTACTTTGCTAGCTCAGACTGGGCTCTCGGCTGGCGAAGCTTCATCGATGGTGCGATTGAGGAAGGAACTCGCGCGGCCATGTCGGTTCGAAGGGACCTGGTCGAGTCTCCAGCGAAGCCCAAGTTGGCGTGAGACGGTCTTGTCTTTTCTTCGTTTGAAGTGACCAGTTGGGATCTCTTTCTTGTACACAAAAAGTATTTATAGAACTGCTGTACGTGTTTCAGAGCTCATAGCATATCTTTCTTCGTAAAAGGTCGGGTTGGCCTTTGCATTCCGCCTTGGACATGGAGTCAACAACATTTATATCATTATCAATTTACACATGTGGCTGCATTCAAACAACCTCCTCTGGTTTAGCCCTAACTCTTTCAACCTTTAATCCAAGCCCAGAGGTCATTCATCTCCATACGAGTCTTTCACTCTCCCATCTGAGAAAGACTCCAGCCAAAATTGTATGTTTCGCTACCGTAGATGCCGGGTATTCCTTCTATTTAAAATAAGATGTATAAATGCCAACAAAAGAAACTAGGACGTAAGAAAAGCAGGAAAGAAAACAAATGAAGATACGAGCCCAACTCAGTCACCAGACTCGCCAATGTAGCCTTTAACCTCCCTATGCCACCGTATTATAACCCTTGGGGCCAACAAGTGCCCGTAAAATCCAGAGTTTGCTCGATTCAAGAAACGAGTCAGACCAGCCCAATCATGTCTTAGTGATGTCTTAGTGCTCGGGAGAATTACCGCCCTCGTTCGACATGAGCTCCACCATAGACTCCCTCGACTTGGGTTGAAGGTTGCTCGGATACCATATGTAAAAGGCAACCATGACCAGGAACATCAACACCGAGTCAAAAACAAACGTCGGCCACTCGTACTGCTGGAGATATCCGTCCTTGTCCATAATGTACTCGATCACCCGAAAGACGTTCCGcaccaagatcatcatcgaTGTCCAGTAGAGCATATGCAGGCACGACTTCCACGGAACATGGCTCACGGTGAAGCTCTCAGTCAGATGAGCCTTGTACCGTAAGTGAAAGACAAGACAACAGATCATAAAGCCAATGAACAGAAGAACCTGGAGGATCAACCCAGCAACGACGATTTTGTTGCCAGTCGCGAccttgttgtcgtcgtcgtcggctaGCATACCTGCACCGCTAGATTGGACGTTGAGAGTCGCCAAGTCGCCGATGACGAATATGATTGTCGTCCAACGGGGAGAAATGAGCGAGAACTCTTCACCTCGGAGGGCTCTGACGAGACGGGAGTAGACCATGTACAGCGTTgcggcgaagaagacgggcgGTATGAGCAGGAAAATGGCCTGCATGATGTAAAAGATCAATGATTCAGTAGCGTTCCAAGCAGCTGCTCGAAAGATGTATCCAAGCACTTCACCTAAGACACGGCGTAAGCTAGCCGAACAGTTGGAGTCTATAAGCAAACTCACATATACCGCCAATAAAGAATGGCATGCAGAACCATAGTCTCGTCTTAAACATTTTCCATCCATGTGCCACGGTGATGACGGTGAAGAGGATGGTGAATATTATGGAGCCTGGGAGACTGGGCACGTATTGCCACAAGTAGACAAGGCCCTTGTACTTTTGCAAAGTCGGCATGCTTAGAGGGGGGCTGATATTCGGTATTGACCTAGTTTGATGTTTGAACGTTTCGAGTGGATAGTGATTCGATGACTCGGATATTGTCGACTTGGATATGATTCAATGGCGTGTTATCGGCGTCAAGAACTAAGAAGGGTGATCAGGGACGGTAACATCCCTTATAACCTCCACGATCTCATCCCATGCCTTTCTTCCCCATACGATCAACCAATAGTCTTACTCCCATCTCGGTTGCTGACACGCGTGTTCGTAGAAATGTCCTGCCACTCAACCTGGACATCCAAGCCCCATCCAGGGTAGACGGCAAAAAAGACAAACACGCGTGTTAGCTAATCAGATTTACGAGGGATCGCCCTGATCTATTCCCGTGTTGGGTTTAGCTCCGAGTGGCTTGAACAGGGGTACAGCTCCTCTGACAGATTAGCGACCAAGTGCCCTTGCGACGTGATGATGCGTCTTTCCACAAGCAAGTCAGCTTCTTCACTCCTAATGTCTCTATCAACGCGTCCTTTTTCCTGTTGCCTCTCGTATAAACATCCAGTCTTGTGGATCTTGGCCTAATCACGCATTGCGCGGAGAGTACCTGTTCCCCCATCTTAatcatccccatcccacCACCCTCTACTACCAGATGCTCCGCCGTAGCCACAAAAAGTCCCGTAGAGGTTGCACAGAGTGGTGAGTTTTAAGGCTGTGGCTTGGATCCATGTACCCGGCTTTACCCCTGAGCATGTACTGACGTTGAATGACAGCAAACAACGGCACGTCAAGGTACTCGCTCTAAACGATGCAACCTATATGTCCCATAGCTAACTCACATCTTTTTGACGAATCAGTGCGATGAAACTCGTCCGGCATGCCGTCTCTGCACCGTCTCTGGCCGTAACTGCAGCTTCACATCCCAAGCACCAACCCAGAACCCCTTGAGCTCTTCTCAAGATGAACGGCCAAAAAGTCCAGTCGACAGTCCAAGTTCGTCATCCGGTGTTACTCCAGCACCTGACGTCACTCCCATAGCCCCAAACtccgacgacatcatcaacctgGACCATATGGAACTTTTAATCCACTTAACAGCCGACAAGGGCGTGTTCAACCTCGGCGATGACCTCCAAGACACCTTCTCAACCCTGTCCATTGCTCTTAAGACGGGTCTGGAAGCTCCGTATCTATTATATCAGCTGCTCGCCTTTTCAGCCCGCCATCTAGCCTTTCTCAATCCAGATCGCGCCCCTCACTACCTCCACCAAGCTGTCACCCTCCAGACCCGCGCCGTAtccctcttcaacaccaccagaCCAGAGGTGAACCGCTCCAACTGCGTGGcaatcctcctcttctcggtGGCTCTTGGTCATCACCTTCTGGCCGACTCTCTTTGCAGACGGGAACCAGGGGGCTTGGAAGGCTTCCTGGCTCATTACGTGCAGTGTATAGAGATGAACCGTAGTATCTATACTATTGTTCGTGCTGCATGGCCATTGCTGTTGGAGTCAGAGCTGGAACCGATCCTTTCATGGAGCTCCGGAAACACTTCACAACCTCCGAGAGGCAATCACTGCCAACGCATCAAGGAGCTGATAGAAAAGGCAGAAGGTCTAAGccaggaggagagggaagcCTGTCTAACAGCAATCAACTACCTACAGCTCGGGTTCGACGCCTTGCCTGATGGGGCAAACCGGTTTGGGATGATATTCACATGGACGATGCTTGCACCGCCAGAGTTCACGAACCTGCTGGGAATCAGGAGACCCGAGGTTCTAATCCTTCTGGGCCATTACGCTCTGTTGTTACATTATGGAAGAAGCATGTGGcaggttggtgatgctggagTGTACATATTAGGTCTCATCGAGGAGTATCTCAGGTCAGAGTGGCATGAGTGGCTTGAATACCCACGATCAGCTATAATGAAAGACCTCGAATAGCACCCTCTACAAAAACCGAGACTTTGGCAGCCGGGTCGATGAAAAAGAGAGACACCAATATAAACCTTTAGCTTCTCCTCCCCTAAAGATAAGGAAtagagtataataagaaCAGGCAAAGAAGCTTAAAGGCTttaccttattattatatatctttagctGATTATTATGCTTGAGAGGAGCTAGGCGATTAACCATCTTGATATTCTGGTGTCTCGTTTATTTCTCGACTCGCGTGCTTGGTATAGTTACTTTGTGTTGCAACCGTGTGTGCCCAAACGTCAAGGTAGGAGATGAAGCTGCAGGTGACACAGCTACTGGGTCCAAAGCGGCCTGCATCTGCAACCGCTTTACAGACCAGGGCGCATGTCTGAGACGCTGTTTCAGATGAAACATTGCATGGCAACAGAACAACATGTTTGCTAGAATTGTGAAAAAGACTCTCATAAATAGACTATAATCAAGCGGGCTTAGAACTTTCAACGGATGTGCATGGCGTAGGTCAGGTGTGTAAACAATGGTTAACCCAGTAAGCTGAACCAAGAATCTTGGCATATGGGGTTGAATGTTCCAGCTGAAACGCCCCTGGATAATACTATTCTAGCTCCGAAGGGCAGTTTCATAGATCCTCGGCACTTGACTCTATTGACATACTGTAACGTTACTAATAGTGGTTGACAATCACATGCATTTCTTCCTGCAAACTCGGTATTAATTTCGGCCATgactcttcaacaccatctctgTTGAGTAAAGCTGTCAGCACCAATCTTCACAAGCCCTTATTATAGCaatttattatcttaatcCAGTTAATGCACACGCAACTTTCACAAATACCGTCAGCAACCTCGAAACTCCCCGGCGACCCCGGTTGAGGTGCCCATATCGGGCTCTAGCGCCCTCCAGGCTGTCAACCAATCTACCAATCACGAACCCCACGAATGAAGATTCGAGCTTCGTCTTTGTCACGGGggcaaaaaaaaaatcccCACTCTCAGCTCTCGGCATGAGCCAATACAATAACCGACAACAACCTCGTCAAAAGCAAAGAACACGAGTCTCCAACCCATgccttgacctgcttgaACCCTGCTCCTTTGAGGACACGATAGAGACGTGGCTCTGCTCTCTCCTGAACAACCCCCCTGCAGATGTCGTTGGCTAAAAGAAACAATGGTAGCCACCGTCCAACGCGTTATAAAACCCTCCCATGCTGACACCTCCAAGGATGCTACGAATGCTGCAAGCGGCGCCTCAAGTGCGACAAGACAGAGCCAGAATGCCTCAAGTGCCAGAAAAAGGGCATCTCCTGCTCCGGCCAGGGTCTTCGCTGCCGCTTCAGCAGCCACATGGTCGTGAACCCCAGGACGCCAGGCACTCAGACGCTGACCCTCGCATCGAGGCCTAGCGCATCTCAGAGCAGCATCGTTTTCAATCAACCTGAAAAGAGTTATCGCTGGGTTGATGCTGGACAGCGTGTCAAGAAGGGGCGCGTTAGGAGATCTCAAGAGTCTGAGAAGTCTTCTACCAGCAGTCCGGAAACTGTGCCAGATTCGGCGTCTCCGAGCACTGATGACAGTGTGTCCGAAGTGTCAGACACGCCATCTGAGAGATGTACCGTCATGGTTCCTTATGCATATCAAACGCCTCTTCGTCCAGCACCGGATGaatcttctcgccctcgcaCGAGAATGCTTTTCAGTCATTGTAGGTTTCTACTTTCCATATGTCTGGATCGAGTTGGCTAACATAAACAGTCGCCAACACTGTAGCCCCAGTCATGGTTGTGCTAGACAGCTTCAGCAACGGCTACCGAGACATCATCCTCCCCCTCGCCTGCCAGGACGAAGTCCTCGAACGAGCTGTCTCAGTTGTATCAGCCTTCCATCTCGCACAAAAAGCCCCAGGACTTCGACCCGCAGCAGAAGCAGGTCATCACGCCATCGTCACAAAACTCCGCAGAGATTCTCTCAAGCTCACACCAGAGCAGCTGTTCAACCCATATACTCTAGCGACAATCTTGGTCCTCCTAGTTGGCGAGACCATCACAGGCGCCGACAACTACACCTACCTCTTAGAGATGCTCAACTGTCTCGCCCAGTCTCCGGAATCCATTGCTGCACTTCCACGGAGCCTCAGGGAGTTTTTCCTGCAACAGATCAAGATGTAAGCCCTTGCTGTTCCAGGGTTTGATCAGGCATAACTGACTGTAAAGTAGGTTCCAACTGTTTGGTTTTCCCCTCTCAGACGAGAGAAAGGGACTCAGGATTCTCACTGGGCCAGCCGACGACTACCTCGACTTCATGTCATACCCAGATCTCGGCCCAGATTCAGAGCACTACACTAATATGGAGCTCATGAGATCGGCCATCCACGATGCCTGCGGGATATACCGAAGACGTGCCGAATCCTCGCTCAGTCAGGACGAATCCATCCACTTGATAGAGCAGATGCGGCAAAAGGTTCTCGGGCTGGACTGTAGCACCAAAGGTGCACATGCTCTGGTTTGGACATATTTCATCGCAGCCGCTGAGAGCATTCTACCAGAGCATCGAGAGTTCTTCTCTGGACGGTTGAAGTCGCTTTACCAGGTCACGGGTTTTGGTAGCATCCCTGTTGCTTTGCAAGCACTCAAGACTATCTGGTCTATGCAGGGCACTCGGAGATGGACCGAGATTGTTAGCACCGACACCCCCATATTGATCATGTAAATGAGTTACCGTTCATAAGGCGGGCCCGGCGCAACATAGTAAGGAAACCAACCAGTTTGGATCTGAAAAGAGGAACAACAGTCACTACTCGATGAGGTTCAGCTGGGAATCAGAACTCGTTACTTGTACATAATTCGATCATGATTCATGAATTTCATGTCATACCAGACGCTTTTGATAAGACAAAACGTCAAAACACCAAAATCTTCAGTAGAGCGGGCTTGAAGCGGCCCTTAACCTCCCTTGCACCCATTCCAGCAAATGCAGCATGCGTTGTGCTCCAAAattctcctctcccttcaTCCTTTGTGCTCATGCTTGGCCTTTTTCTTCGGTCGCATCTCAGACTGATACATCTGGAAAAAGTTTTCTGCCCCTGTGGGATGCTCCCCAGTCACATCGTGAAACGCAGTGGTGGCGACGTAGTTGGTTTTCCCCTCACGGACAAGACTATAGTACTCGAGAATGTACTGCTGCTCAGACTGGTCAATGTCTGACTGCGCCTTGAGAACCTTTTTCGCTTCCGCTCTGTAACTTGAAGTTAGATCGCATCTTGCGGCATAGACTTCAGGACTTACTGGGCGATGTGCTCAAACTGCAACTCGGTTCCAAGGGCTttgcttgctgctgctgccaactCCTTTCCTGCACAGAGCGTCGGTCCTAGAGGCCATCTGTGAGTATGAACAACTGAAATCAACAAAACAACTTACCagtcaccaccatcatctgtCCTCGATGCTTGTCGTCGAACCCATGCTTTCCCTTGCCTGTGAGTACATGGGCAGCAACATGGGCAACATCCTACCAGAAAGAAATTGATTAGTGTGTACTTGAGGTTGGCAATGGCTTAGCCTTACACCAAGCGCTACTGGAGCAAACTTGTGCTTTTCGCCGATGGGCAGTGGAAGAATACCCTCTTCCTTAGCCTGCGGAGCGTAGAGAAGCAGGTTCTCAGCATAGAACCCGGCACTAAAACGTCAACAGACATTCCATCTCAAGCATGTACATAACTTGCCGGATAACACAAGCAGAGGTTCCCGTCGACGTGCTCGGATCTCCCTTGGATTCGAGCACCAAACTCTCCAAATCGATAAACTCCCTCAGTCGAGGCTGCTTATCCCTCTCTGCATAATCACATCCCGCCGAACTAATCAAGCAAACATTCGGAATATCCGCCTTCttcgccgccctcgccaGCTCCTCACAAATCTCAATCTTGTGCTCATGAGCCGGCGGAACCAGACAAATGGTATCACATCCAGTTTCCTTGAGGGCCTTTATCATAACTCGGAGACGGCCGGGTTCATGACGGACGATGGTGGCTCCCAGCTCCTTCAGTTCCTTTGCATGGTCCGAGTCTGGGTCCAAGGCCAGACCGACGACGCCGGAGACTTTTCTGGAAAAGTCTCGATGCTTGAGGATCAACTCGGCGATTAGGAAGCCCGTGTTTCCGTCAGCGGCTGTGACGCAGACTTTtcgcgacgacgacatgttTTGTTCGTATCTGATTTCAGTCGAGATAGTGTTGCAAGTGTTCCTCGCGAGGAAACCCGAAAATTTTGGCAGGCGGTTGTATTATAGCTCAACTTGACTGCGTCAGCGGCTCCTCTTCACGGCAGTTTGATCTAGCTGCAACGTGGTATTCAAAATATGCCGAGCGCCATGCCTCCACGAAATGCGTATGAGGTGACATTGAGGTCCCTTTGCAGGACGGAGCTATTCATCCGACAAGCGCCATCTACGTAGATACAGGTCATTATCGCACTGGATAAGGACAGAATACGACAAGGCTCCAGTTCAGACTGACGCCAATATTGCACCATCGTGGCATGAGGCTGAGGGGTTGGAAAGATTAACTTTGACAGCCAGCTTTATCACGATAAGCGGCACTTTCCAGGACTTCGCGGTCACTTATCCTCTAGACTTCAGTTGATTCATATTAACGTTAGAGTACTTGGGTCTTGAGTTGCTGCTGGACTGAGCACAAATTCACCTGATGATGCAGAGTTTTCTGTTTGGATAGCTTCACCAGTACAAATAACAGTGTATGAGATGAATTAATTTCAATTTCGCTTATTGGCAAAGAGCTCGTCTATGTCATTGAATCATATACATTACGACTACTTTAGACCACCCTTGCGTccagcctccttggccttctcacTACCAGGCTCGAAAGAACCTGATGAAGCCTTTCCTCCCTCAGAAGCAACCTCGCGCTGGCACTGTTAGCAACTACTCTTCGCATCGTCTCAGTGTTTACTAACCAGCTTGTCGGGGTCCATGCTGGCAAATCCGCCCGTTGAGGTCTTTCCACCCTTGGAAGCAATCTCTtggacctcctccttgggtCTGGGCGAGTCAGAAACACCATTTGGAAATAGCAGAGGGATTAGAAGCGCTCACCGGTTGGCAAAGTTACCGGGGTTGGTGTTCTCAGTCATGTTGATGGCTTGTATGTAAATGTCTTGTTGCAGTCGATTGAAGGTGATGTTTGGATATTGATTTGAGGAATTACCTGAATCTCTTCCCATATAAATACTCGTTGATAAGATCTAAAGCTCGCCGAAGCATATGCAAAGACGTTATTGTGCATTTTGATGACGTCGATGACTCTGACGCCCTGACTAGTTCTAAAGCAAGCGACAGATGCTCGCCGTAATACGGTATGACGTCCTTTGGCAGAATTCCCTTGCTCTAGCTCGACTTTgtgacgaagacgatgccCATATCCCGCCTCGACGTGGGTGCTGACACGCTGCCTTCCTTGAGGCTTGTCcgtcagcatcatcatcgaaACAGCCTCATGGAGATCAATTCGATGATAACCCCGATTATCCAGTGATTATCAGACAAAAATGAGCTCATCGGTCGATCTCGATGCGTGAACTTTTGAACGGTTTCAGTTAATTACGCCATGTCGTCATCGAGTCGGGATATCACATTTTACCCCTGCACAAGCAAAGTCCACCAGGCGGAACAAGATGACGCCAATCTCTTAACCGAGCCAAGCCCTCATAGCGATGTTATCCTCTGTTGCTGTAGTTTACTGTTTACGCGAACTACAACGGCTTACTGGGTTCTGGTTCAGGCCAAGTGAGGATAGCAGGGTTAGGCTATCCACTGAGTACTGACAGACCATGATATTAGAATAACAATCAAGGAGTTATCAATTCAAAGAATATTTTATGATGAAATCTTGGTGGAAACAGTAATCTCATCGTCACAACTAGGTCTACGCTATGCTGGCAATCTAAGCTCCCCCAGCGATCTATCAGACCTCGCAGCCGTCGCCGGCCTCTCCAACGACCTCATCTCCACATCAACCTTTACAAAGATCTTATGGCTTGATGAATTATCATCCAGTTGCTCCCAATCTGGATCCGCAACTATACTTGATATGACGCTGTTGTGCACATGCTGGCGTCCGGCTAAAGCCCTGGTGTTGGTCCTCATCGATGCCCTTCTTGTGTCATTGTATGGTGTTACTTGAGCTGGCGAGTGTCCATGCGTAGTATCAAATGTGATCCAGTTCTTTACTAGTTGTCGTAATGAGGGTAGTGAGCCGGCGATGATTCCGGTTCCTGATTCAAAGACGGACCAGAGGACAATATTTCCGACGTTATCTTACAAAAAGTCAGTCATCTCAACAAAGCCAGCCGTGAAGAAAACCATGCGGAAATGAACATACGTAGGTAGTTCTCGGGCTGAGCATAAAAGGCAAGATACGGCAGTCGTACTATCGTAGCAATAGACGCCCTGTCAGAGTCAGCATCAGCAACCCAAACCCGGGGAACGGAAATCATTCTTACAAAacaccgagaccaagaatgatggtgatggataTCTTGGtcgccctcttcatctgaGTCTTGTACAACATGAACCCGGGCAATATCGCACACACCCAGTCAGTAAGCACCGCAGCGGCGGACACAAGATAACTCAAACTCGTAATGACAATAGGCGGCGAGCATTGTCCCGCATTCTTATCCCAGTTTGCTGAGATGGGGCGACACATGGTAAGAAGcccgatgatgacgatgagggtTGAGATGACAGAGACTACGAGTGTCACCCAGACGATGATGCGGTGCGTCTTTTCAATGGCGATTCGAAGGAGGGTGACGCAGATGGAGCCTTTGATAAAGATCAAAGAGGAACAGTAGAAAGTTTGAAACAGCCAGATGTACTGTCAACCCAAGGTCAGCTGGTTCCCTGTTCATATTGAGAGCACTTACCATCCGGCCATCTCGTTGCATATTGTCGTTTAGTCGCTCATCCGTGGCGCCAATACCGACATACGTTCCTTTCGATACCACACCCACAACGCAGATGAAGAGTATCTGCCAGCCTAGTGTCAGCCCTGATGTTGAATCGATA is a window from the Fusarium keratoplasticum isolate Fu6.1 chromosome 5, whole genome shotgun sequence genome containing:
- a CDS encoding Zn(2)-C6 fungal-type domain-containing protein, with protein sequence MSLAKRNNGCYECCKRRLKCDKTEPECLKCQKKGISCSGQGLRCRFSSHMVVNPRTPGTQTLTLASRPSASQSSIVFNQPEKSYRWVDAGQRVKKGRVRRSQESEKSSTSSPETVPDSASPSTDDSVSEVSDTPSERCTVMVPYAYQTPLRPAPDESSRPRTRMLFSHFANTVAPVMVVLDSFSNGYRDIILPLACQDEVLERAVSVVSAFHLAQKAPGLRPAAEAGHHAIVTKLRRDSLKLTPEQLFNPYTLATILVLLVGETITGADNYTYLLEMLNCLAQSPESIAALPRSLREFFLQQIKMFQLFGFPLSDERKGLRILTGPADDYLDFMSYPDLGPDSEHYTNMELMRSAIHDACGIYRRRAESSLSQDESIHLIEQMRQKVLGLDCSTKGAHALVWTYFIAAAESILPEHREFFSGRLKSLYQVTGFGSIPVALQALKTIWSMQGTRRWTEIVSTDTPILIM
- a CDS encoding NmrA domain-containing protein gives rise to the protein MSSSRKVCVTAADGNTGFLIAELILKHRDFSRKVSGVVGLALDPDSDHAKELKELGATIVRHEPGRLRVMIKALKETGCDTICLVPPAHEHKIEICEELARAAKKADIPNVCLISSAGCDYAERDKQPRLREFIDLESLVLESKGDPSTSTGTSACVIRAGFYAENLLLYAPQAKEEGILPLPIGEKHKFAPVALGDVAHVAAHVLTGKGKHGFDDKHRGQMMVVTGPTLCAGKELAAAASKALGTELQFEHIAQAEAKKVLKAQSDIDQSEQQYILEYYSLVREGKTNYVATTAFHDVTGEHPTGAENFFQMYQSEMRPKKKAKHEHKG
- a CDS encoding Amine oxidase; amino-acid sequence: MSSRDGFSWTQDQGLKPGVPCIGAIQPPTNLNNASPDVFDVIVVGAGYCGLTASRDTSVSGLKVLLLEGRDRIGGRSWSSNMGGYPFEMGGTWVYWGQPNIWREILRYQMQDELEISYDFTRGVNQYFLAGPDGTQQFSHEEEDAIMDSGLRKLVNVDGDLGRRVIPYPHSAAFTPEALQYDKISVADRINEIKDSLTPNERIGVEAFVLLCSGGTLETTSLFEFLHWWALCEYSYDGCIRYLVKYKFRGGQSSFAIRFFREALASGNLTYSFNSPIASVKSTKDGVTVTTRGGQSYRAKKLISAMPLNVLNAVTFDPPLLKGKKTAADIGHVNQCIKVHAEIREKDLRSYTGISYPHNNLYYALGDGTTPAGNTHIVAFGGTHQHFHPEDNIDETKKALQGLVPMDIQRIVFHNWSRDEFAKGAWFFSAPGLLSNHLSDMRAQQGNIYFASSDWALGWRSFIDGAIEEGTRAAMSVRRDLVESPAKPKLA